A single genomic interval of Stieleria maiorica harbors:
- a CDS encoding DUF1552 domain-containing protein — MKRIDRRQLLRGTGAVVALPFLESLAVTNRAIASEGVAGSTADQPPMRMVCIGLEYGLYPNDFFPLQTGRDYELPRLLSPLAALKNDFTVFSDLDHPGVAGGHAATHTFLSGIRSDQASQYPEGNISVDQNAAEFVGAETRYQSMQLGLGGGGVSWTRNGVEIPTISKLQTMFDALFLETPPSHRKQKASTFAVNRSILDVVGDDAADLRKRISHSDSTKLDEYFTSIREVEKRLQQSEAWLNRPKPKSDYKLPKPLPTSFAEEVALYYDLMKLALETDSTRVLSMAIHGWTGESGLSGISMGYHNLTHHGKDESKLQQLAVIEHFHTSQLARFLESLKRSQASPDTSLLDQTMVLFGSGLGNASSHSNRKLPLLLAGGGFQHGEHKAYPEGHGSKVPACNLYLSMLQRFGIETDRFGTSTGTLEGLS, encoded by the coding sequence ATGAAACGAATTGACCGACGCCAATTGCTGCGTGGTACCGGCGCGGTAGTCGCACTGCCGTTCCTTGAGTCGTTGGCGGTTACGAATCGTGCCATCGCGTCAGAAGGCGTAGCTGGTTCGACCGCCGATCAACCCCCAATGCGGATGGTATGCATCGGACTGGAATATGGCCTGTACCCAAATGACTTCTTTCCCTTGCAAACCGGACGCGACTACGAGTTGCCTCGGTTGCTGTCTCCTTTGGCAGCGTTAAAAAACGACTTCACAGTCTTCTCCGACTTGGACCATCCCGGCGTCGCTGGAGGCCACGCTGCGACGCATACGTTTTTATCTGGGATTCGCTCGGACCAAGCCAGCCAGTATCCCGAGGGTAATATATCGGTCGATCAAAACGCTGCCGAGTTCGTCGGAGCAGAAACTCGATATCAATCAATGCAACTGGGGCTAGGCGGTGGCGGTGTTTCTTGGACGCGAAACGGTGTGGAGATTCCAACCATTTCCAAACTGCAGACGATGTTCGACGCTCTGTTCTTGGAGACACCCCCGTCACATCGAAAGCAAAAAGCCAGCACTTTCGCTGTCAACCGAAGCATCCTTGATGTTGTTGGTGACGATGCGGCTGATTTGAGGAAGAGAATCAGTCACAGCGATTCGACGAAGCTTGATGAGTACTTCACTTCGATTCGTGAAGTTGAAAAGCGTTTACAGCAGTCCGAAGCCTGGCTGAATAGACCAAAGCCGAAGTCCGACTACAAGTTGCCCAAGCCTCTGCCGACCAGCTTCGCCGAGGAGGTTGCGCTCTACTATGACCTGATGAAACTCGCGTTGGAAACCGATTCGACTCGCGTCCTCTCGATGGCCATCCACGGATGGACAGGGGAATCCGGGCTCTCAGGTATCTCGATGGGATACCACAATCTGACGCACCACGGAAAAGACGAATCGAAACTTCAGCAATTGGCGGTGATTGAGCACTTCCATACGTCGCAGTTGGCAAGATTCTTGGAAAGCCTCAAGCGATCACAAGCTTCGCCAGATACGTCACTACTCGATCAGACCATGGTGTTGTTCGGAAGTGGACTCGGGAATGCGAGTTCTCATTCCAATCGCAAGTTGCCTCTGTTGCTGGCGGGTGGTGGCTTCCAACACGGCGAGCACAAGGCGTACCCAGAAGGCCATGGTTCGAAAGTACCCGCCTGCAATTTGTATCTATCAATGCTGCAGCGTTTTGGTATCGAGACAGATCGCTTCGGAACCTCGACGGGAACACTGGAGGGGCTGAGCTAG
- a CDS encoding sugar kinase gives MNNVVVTFGEIMGRLAAPANLRLRQTRQFDVMYVGAEASVAASICNFGGAARFVTALPKHALADATMDSVRAFGIDTRYILRTDKGRLGLYFLETGANQRPSNVVYDRADSAVSMTSADQYDWGAIFQDAQWLHLSGITPALSRIAAEATLVAASKAKDAGATVSIDLNFRSKLWKWDASKSPRELAQETMKSILPFVDVVIANEEDCHDVLGIQAGDTDVHAGSLDTSRYPNVARQVVQMFPNVGKVAITLRESLSATHNNWGAMLLDAASDRAVFAPVDSSGDYCPYEIKSIVDRVGGGDSFAGGLIFALTTPELSVPQTALGYAVAASCLKHSIQGDVNLSTRSEVELLMGGSASGRVVR, from the coding sequence ATGAATAACGTTGTCGTTACGTTCGGTGAAATCATGGGCCGTCTGGCCGCACCAGCCAATCTGCGTCTTCGACAGACGCGGCAATTCGATGTGATGTACGTCGGTGCGGAAGCGAGCGTTGCCGCGTCCATTTGCAACTTTGGTGGTGCCGCTCGGTTTGTGACGGCCTTGCCAAAGCACGCATTGGCGGATGCAACGATGGATTCCGTTCGTGCGTTCGGGATTGATACCCGGTATATCTTGCGAACCGACAAAGGACGCTTGGGTTTGTACTTTTTGGAAACGGGTGCCAATCAGCGTCCGAGCAACGTGGTCTACGACAGAGCCGATTCGGCGGTCTCGATGACCAGTGCGGATCAATATGATTGGGGCGCGATTTTTCAAGATGCCCAGTGGTTGCACCTGAGCGGCATAACCCCGGCGCTTTCAAGGATCGCGGCGGAAGCAACACTCGTCGCCGCGAGCAAAGCAAAAGACGCCGGCGCCACTGTGTCAATTGACCTGAACTTTCGCAGCAAGCTCTGGAAATGGGACGCGTCAAAGTCCCCTCGAGAATTGGCCCAAGAAACCATGAAGAGCATTCTGCCTTTCGTGGATGTCGTCATCGCCAATGAGGAGGACTGCCATGACGTGCTTGGGATCCAGGCGGGTGACACCGACGTGCATGCCGGATCGCTTGACACCTCTCGCTACCCCAACGTGGCACGACAAGTGGTCCAGATGTTTCCCAACGTTGGCAAAGTTGCAATCACGCTGCGGGAGAGTCTTTCGGCGACGCACAACAACTGGGGAGCGATGCTTCTGGATGCCGCGAGCGATCGCGCTGTCTTCGCGCCTGTCGATTCCAGCGGTGACTATTGTCCCTATGAAATTAAAAGCATCGTCGACCGAGTCGGTGGAGGCGATTCGTTTGCCGGCGGGCTGATTTTCGCGTTGACGACGCCTGAGCTGAGCGTGCCGCAAACAGCTCTGGGTTACGCGGTCGCGGCTTCCTGTCTCAAGCACTCCATTCAGGGTGACGTCAATCTTTCGACCCGCAGCGAAGTGGAGTTGCTCATGGGAGGCTCCGCCTCGGGACGGGTAGTTCGGTAG
- a CDS encoding bifunctional 4-hydroxy-2-oxoglutarate aldolase/2-dehydro-3-deoxy-phosphogluconate aldolase: protein MMFPTEIIARLRRTRVVAGFSVDKAEHAVPIARALLAGGIDAIELLLRTPDGLAAVEAICADVPEILVGVGTILTPDTMRDVKNAGADFGVAPGLNANVIRAARDAGLPFAPGIATPSDLEASIELGCRFVKLFPAESLGGIGYLRSMSAPYSHLGIEYFPLGGINADNMSAYLAEPNVVAVGGSWIVKKELVAQEDWTAISARAKEVTQAVQIADQ from the coding sequence ATGATGTTTCCCACTGAAATCATCGCTCGTTTGAGACGCACACGCGTTGTTGCAGGATTTTCCGTTGATAAGGCCGAGCACGCGGTTCCGATCGCGAGGGCGTTGTTGGCCGGTGGAATCGATGCGATCGAATTGCTGCTGCGGACGCCTGACGGCTTGGCTGCCGTGGAGGCGATCTGTGCCGACGTACCCGAGATCTTGGTCGGTGTGGGAACGATCCTCACACCAGATACCATGAGAGACGTCAAGAACGCGGGTGCCGATTTTGGTGTCGCTCCAGGACTGAATGCAAACGTGATTCGTGCCGCAAGGGACGCGGGTTTGCCTTTTGCACCAGGGATCGCTACGCCCTCGGATCTGGAAGCTTCGATCGAATTGGGTTGCCGTTTCGTCAAGCTGTTCCCCGCCGAGTCTCTTGGTGGGATCGGTTATCTGCGAAGCATGTCGGCTCCGTACAGCCACCTTGGCATCGAATACTTCCCGCTCGGTGGAATTAACGCCGACAACATGTCAGCCTACCTAGCCGAACCAAACGTTGTGGCTGTCGGCGGGTCTTGGATTGTCAAGAAGGAACTGGTTGCCCAGGAAGACTGGACGGCCATCTCTGCCCGCGCCAAAGAAGTCACCCAAGCGGTCCAAATCGCTGACCAATGA
- a CDS encoding arylsulfatase, with translation MSTRKIRLIRPVPLAAFLLLACNYSAMFASDRPNVILIMSDDQGVGDYGFMGNTVIRTPALDAMHARSGFLSRFYVSPVCAPTRASLMTGRYNYRTRCVDTYLGRAMMDADEVTLAECLRDAGYRTGIYGKWHLGDNYPMRAMDQGFRESLLHRGGGIGQPSDPIGAEGKYTDPVLFKNGEEVAMQGYCTDIFFGAAMDFISNSAASNEPFFTYIATNAPHGPFDDVPTELYEEYKNTDLSPLLVSPLPEKRREAEFDKLARIAAMITNIDDNVARLFAKLDELGVTDNTIVIYLNDNGPNSMRYVGEMRGMKTHVDDGGIRSPLVMHWPARISAGTMSTQLCAHIDVMPTILDACQVPLPASRKIDGRSFLPLLTNGDAEWPTRQVVFQAHRGNVPQRFNHFAIHENPWKLVHPSGFGRERVAGEAKLELYNLEEDPRQLDDVAAKYPEIARRLTQAYEDWFADVSMSRHDNFAPPRIVIGTEHEPETVLTRQDWRHVSGRPWGGASNGFWLLNASQAGEYEVEIILDSGDYPSGTATVTAGNAVGQCEIVAGKQRGHRTTLALPKGDISLSVELTLGEQTLGPHQVVLTR, from the coding sequence ATGTCAACAAGAAAAATCCGATTGATCAGGCCGGTGCCACTTGCCGCGTTCCTGCTGCTTGCTTGCAACTATTCAGCCATGTTCGCCAGCGATCGCCCCAACGTCATTCTGATTATGAGCGATGATCAGGGCGTGGGCGATTACGGCTTTATGGGCAACACGGTCATACGCACCCCGGCACTCGATGCGATGCACGCGCGAAGCGGGTTTTTGTCGAGGTTTTACGTAAGTCCGGTTTGTGCACCGACTCGGGCGAGCCTCATGACGGGGCGATACAACTACCGCACACGCTGCGTCGATACCTACTTGGGCCGCGCAATGATGGACGCAGACGAAGTGACGCTTGCGGAGTGTCTACGAGACGCGGGCTATCGAACTGGAATCTATGGGAAGTGGCATCTGGGCGATAACTATCCCATGCGAGCCATGGATCAAGGCTTTCGAGAATCATTGTTGCACCGCGGTGGAGGAATCGGACAACCATCCGATCCGATCGGCGCGGAAGGCAAATACACTGATCCAGTGCTGTTCAAGAACGGCGAAGAAGTTGCGATGCAAGGGTACTGCACCGACATCTTTTTCGGCGCGGCAATGGACTTCATCTCCAACAGCGCGGCGTCGAACGAACCATTCTTCACTTATATCGCAACCAACGCTCCTCACGGACCTTTCGACGATGTTCCGACGGAATTGTACGAGGAATACAAAAACACCGATTTGTCGCCGCTGCTAGTCAGTCCGCTTCCCGAAAAGCGTCGCGAGGCTGAGTTCGACAAGCTGGCTCGGATTGCGGCGATGATCACCAACATTGATGACAACGTCGCGCGTTTGTTTGCAAAGCTCGACGAACTCGGAGTGACCGACAATACGATCGTCATCTACTTGAACGACAATGGCCCCAATTCGATGCGCTACGTTGGTGAAATGCGAGGCATGAAGACGCATGTTGACGACGGCGGCATTCGATCGCCCTTGGTGATGCATTGGCCGGCCAGGATTTCCGCGGGTACAATGTCGACCCAACTTTGTGCTCACATCGATGTGATGCCGACCATCCTCGACGCTTGTCAGGTTCCGTTACCAGCGTCACGCAAAATCGACGGTCGCAGCTTTCTTCCGCTGCTGACGAATGGGGACGCCGAGTGGCCAACGCGACAGGTCGTCTTTCAGGCACATCGAGGCAATGTCCCACAACGATTCAATCACTTTGCCATCCACGAAAATCCTTGGAAACTGGTTCATCCGAGCGGATTTGGAAGAGAACGAGTCGCGGGCGAAGCGAAGTTGGAGCTCTACAATCTCGAAGAAGATCCTCGCCAGTTGGATGATGTCGCGGCGAAGTATCCTGAGATCGCGCGACGCCTCACACAGGCCTATGAAGATTGGTTCGCGGATGTGAGTATGTCTCGCCATGACAACTTCGCGCCACCACGAATCGTTATCGGCACGGAACACGAACCGGAGACAGTGCTGACGCGACAAGATTGGCGGCACGTGAGCGGCCGACCTTGGGGAGGGGCCTCGAACGGGTTCTGGCTTTTGAACGCGTCACAGGCGGGTGAATACGAAGTCGAAATCATTCTCGATAGCGGCGACTATCCCAGTGGCACCGCGACCGTCACTGCGGGCAACGCGGTTGGCCAATGCGAGATCGTCGCCGGAAAACAACGCGGCCATCGAACAACCCTTGCCTTGCCCAAGGGAGATATTTCGCTTTCTGTTGAGCTGACGCTGGGCGAGCAAACGTTGGGGCCGCATCAAGTGGTGTTGACGCGATAG
- a CDS encoding glycosyl hydrolase, with translation MQINHQLTASDLRVDTQHVLELAAQKAEVIDRTWDASKGTPVFTVDGSYATRGWTEWTQGFQYGCMILAGDGLGDDKLIGLGKRRTIDNMLPHVTHVGVHDHGFNNLSTYGNLLRLLKETRIVADEWEEMTYSNAIAASGAIQGSRWSGTPPVKSKHSANASALGYIYSFNGPHSLFIDTMRTTRILGVAWQLGHKLMHEGDREANLLKRSVLHGLTTSQCIVFHGDSEHTYDVRGRTAHEGTFNRIDGAFRSRATQQGYSPFSTWTRGLSWAMLGFAEELEFFETIPASDFQSACGIAKSDVMKVYERNAVETCDHYIHDVSTLDGITYWDDGAPGLSRMGDWRGREAEPYNDFEPVDASASAIAAQGLIRLGNYLGNTDRGRNYYQAGLTVAKTLFAEPYLSTKQNHQGLLLHSIYHWPNHWDHVPEGSKVSHSESSMWGDYHLLELALMVRRISDGSPYLRFFL, from the coding sequence ATGCAGATTAATCACCAACTTACTGCGTCCGACCTCCGCGTTGACACCCAGCATGTACTGGAGCTTGCCGCCCAAAAAGCGGAAGTGATCGATCGAACGTGGGATGCGAGTAAGGGAACCCCGGTGTTTACGGTCGATGGAAGCTACGCGACTCGGGGCTGGACAGAATGGACCCAAGGATTTCAATACGGCTGCATGATTCTGGCGGGTGACGGCCTGGGTGACGACAAGCTCATCGGGCTCGGCAAACGTCGCACCATTGACAACATGCTCCCGCACGTGACCCATGTCGGGGTTCACGACCATGGCTTCAACAATCTATCGACTTACGGGAATCTACTGCGACTTCTCAAAGAGACGCGAATCGTCGCCGACGAATGGGAAGAAATGACTTACAGCAACGCGATTGCAGCCTCCGGTGCGATCCAGGGATCGCGTTGGTCAGGCACTCCTCCTGTCAAATCAAAGCACTCCGCTAACGCTTCCGCGCTCGGCTACATCTACTCGTTCAATGGGCCGCATTCGCTGTTCATTGATACGATGCGAACCACCCGAATCCTTGGGGTTGCTTGGCAGCTTGGTCACAAATTGATGCATGAAGGGGATCGCGAGGCGAACCTCTTGAAGCGATCCGTTCTACATGGTTTGACAACCAGTCAGTGCATCGTCTTTCACGGCGATAGCGAACACACCTATGACGTGCGCGGTCGGACCGCGCATGAAGGGACATTCAATCGGATCGATGGTGCGTTTCGCTCGCGTGCAACGCAGCAGGGCTACAGTCCCTTCAGTACTTGGACCCGAGGTTTGTCATGGGCGATGTTGGGGTTCGCCGAGGAACTGGAGTTCTTCGAAACGATTCCCGCCAGTGACTTTCAATCGGCTTGCGGGATCGCCAAATCCGATGTCATGAAAGTCTACGAGCGGAACGCAGTCGAAACTTGCGATCATTACATTCATGACGTCTCGACGCTTGATGGAATCACCTATTGGGACGACGGAGCACCTGGATTGTCGCGAATGGGAGACTGGCGTGGTCGGGAAGCGGAGCCGTACAACGATTTTGAACCCGTCGACGCGTCAGCATCCGCCATTGCGGCGCAAGGATTGATTCGATTGGGCAACTACCTTGGAAATACTGACAGGGGTAGAAACTATTACCAAGCAGGATTGACGGTTGCAAAGACTCTGTTTGCTGAACCCTATCTGTCAACGAAACAGAATCATCAAGGGCTCTTGCTGCACTCGATCTATCACTGGCCCAACCACTGGGATCATGTTCCCGAAGGTTCGAAGGTCTCCCACAGCGAATCGAGCATGTGGGGTGACTACCATTTACTCGAGTTGGCGTTGATGGTGCGTCGGATTTCGGATGGTTCGCCATACTTGAGATTCTTTCTTTGA
- a CDS encoding DUF1552 domain-containing protein, with protein MKINKRTFLRGAGASIALPFLESIASPVVNAASVASATSKMRMVCIGYNYGINPDAFFPSEAGKNYTATRYLKPFMDMRDRFTVFSNLDHPGVKGGHAAVHAFLSGVLANQAKDRPGRNVSVDQMAADHVGSDTRFASLQLDIGGAKSIKSWTRMSWTRNGVPAPPITDLRQVFDGLFQETSESQKKRLARSNKLNSSILDVVMDDAALLKKRLNPKDLDKLDEYFTSIREVEKRLNMSEDWLNTAKPVVDFRLPDPMPIHFVEKVPLYYELIKLALQTDSTRVVSYAISEWDGSSGIDGVDQGYHTLTHHGRDETRLSQLRKVEDFLAKAQADFIRSLDAVKVEEGRSLLDQTMVLSGSGMGNASSHSNVKLPLMLAGGGFRHGEHKVYSAKEHSKTPACNLYLTMLQRFGLEVDQFGTSTGTLDNFS; from the coding sequence ATGAAAATCAACAAGAGAACATTCCTTCGAGGTGCGGGCGCATCAATTGCCCTGCCTTTCCTTGAATCGATCGCGAGCCCTGTCGTCAACGCGGCGAGTGTTGCTTCCGCAACTTCCAAGATGCGGATGGTGTGCATCGGCTACAACTACGGCATCAATCCCGACGCCTTCTTCCCTTCCGAGGCCGGGAAGAACTATACCGCTACACGCTATCTGAAGCCGTTCATGGACATGAGAGACCGCTTCACGGTCTTCTCCAATCTCGACCATCCCGGCGTGAAGGGCGGTCATGCTGCCGTGCATGCGTTTCTTTCTGGAGTGCTGGCAAATCAAGCCAAGGATCGCCCGGGTCGCAACGTCTCGGTCGACCAAATGGCGGCAGATCATGTGGGAAGCGATACGCGGTTTGCTTCGCTGCAGTTGGACATTGGTGGGGCGAAGTCAATCAAGTCGTGGACGCGGATGTCGTGGACGCGGAACGGCGTGCCGGCTCCTCCAATCACTGATTTGCGGCAGGTGTTTGATGGGCTTTTTCAAGAAACCAGCGAGAGCCAGAAAAAGCGTTTGGCACGTTCGAACAAATTGAACAGCAGCATCCTTGATGTGGTGATGGATGACGCGGCCTTATTGAAGAAGCGTCTTAACCCTAAAGATCTGGATAAGCTGGACGAATACTTCACGTCAATCAGGGAAGTGGAGAAACGTCTGAACATGTCGGAGGATTGGCTGAACACCGCAAAACCCGTTGTGGACTTCCGGTTGCCTGATCCGATGCCGATCCATTTTGTTGAAAAGGTTCCGCTCTACTACGAATTAATAAAGCTGGCGCTGCAGACCGATTCGACGCGAGTAGTTTCGTACGCCATCTCGGAATGGGATGGGTCCTCGGGAATTGACGGTGTCGATCAGGGATACCATACGCTCACCCATCATGGGAGAGATGAGACTCGTTTGTCTCAGTTGCGAAAGGTTGAGGACTTCCTGGCCAAGGCTCAGGCGGATTTCATCAGATCTTTGGATGCCGTCAAGGTTGAGGAGGGTCGGAGCTTGCTCGATCAAACGATGGTCTTGTCAGGTTCCGGGATGGGCAATGCTAGTTCGCATTCGAATGTGAAATTGCCACTGATGTTGGCGGGCGGAGGCTTCAGGCATGGAGAGCATAAGGTTTACTCGGCGAAGGAACACTCAAAGACGCCGGCGTGCAATCTCTACTTGACGATGCTTCAGCGTTTCGGATTGGAGGTTGACCAATTCGGAACGAGCACAGGAACTTTGGATAATTTCTCCTAG
- a CDS encoding DUF1587 domain-containing protein: MRSSWEKQKGDRRFDHLSVDVFDEDAAFEWQEILDMVNLGEMPPEEVEQPTDEERTRLVSWITPKLDAFYAKQVEKESTGLRRMNSFQYRNTLRDLLGLDMSSFNPTASFPSEERVDGFENIGSSLVISRYLMDRYLEAASASIDKVVDIPAQPSVVSDTFTANDFWDRQWQFRGRTYWIVNKDGKYVEMGHGDKSWERIYPLGFGGFQVERVDLGDGTPRDDEGPKYRPRDRSELVPQDGFYTITVNAEAVGRQHPYGDSMFNCDLSEPLKLELFANDARIESAKYENSTNRTIAVFPLKDDEPREYTTIAPKSGFSIRRSLASVNPSANKFSRTGFSLPCYGDGNGFP; the protein is encoded by the coding sequence GTGCGATCGTCGTGGGAGAAGCAAAAAGGCGACCGACGCTTTGATCATCTGAGTGTTGACGTCTTCGACGAGGATGCGGCTTTTGAGTGGCAAGAGATTCTCGACATGGTCAATCTCGGAGAGATGCCGCCCGAGGAAGTAGAGCAACCAACCGATGAAGAGCGTACTCGGTTGGTGTCTTGGATAACGCCCAAGTTGGATGCTTTCTATGCGAAGCAAGTGGAGAAGGAATCCACGGGGCTTCGCCGGATGAACAGCTTCCAGTATCGCAATACCCTGCGGGACCTACTGGGTCTCGATATGTCATCTTTCAATCCAACGGCCTCTTTTCCCAGCGAAGAGAGGGTGGATGGGTTTGAAAACATCGGAAGTAGTTTGGTGATATCGCGTTATCTGATGGACCGATATCTCGAAGCCGCTTCCGCTTCTATCGATAAGGTCGTCGACATTCCAGCGCAGCCCTCTGTCGTTAGCGACACGTTCACTGCGAATGACTTCTGGGATAGGCAATGGCAGTTCCGCGGCCGGACCTACTGGATTGTCAATAAAGACGGGAAGTATGTCGAAATGGGGCATGGGGATAAATCGTGGGAGCGAATTTACCCTCTCGGATTTGGTGGCTTCCAGGTCGAACGCGTCGACCTGGGCGATGGCACCCCTCGAGACGATGAAGGGCCAAAGTACCGTCCAAGAGATCGCTCCGAACTCGTTCCACAAGACGGCTTCTACACGATTACCGTCAATGCGGAGGCGGTGGGGCGTCAGCACCCGTATGGCGACTCCATGTTTAATTGCGATTTGTCGGAGCCGTTGAAGTTGGAGCTATTTGCGAATGACGCTCGAATCGAGTCGGCAAAGTACGAGAATTCGACGAATCGAACGATTGCGGTATTTCCACTCAAAGATGACGAGCCCCGCGAGTACACGACGATCGCACCAAAATCTGGATTCAGTATTCGCCGAAGCCTTGCCTCAGTGAACCCCTCCGCCAATAAATTCAGCCGGACTGGTTTCTCACTGCCCTGTTACGGAGATGGCAATGGCTTCCC
- a CDS encoding Gfo/Idh/MocA family protein: MKTLSKFLHRDAQQDVPHHRSDARQSVVPSPLYSRRSVATLLAITLAVTSIANGQDAPPTETTLRIGVIGLDTSHVPAFTKSFNSEPANPEMQNCRVVAAYPYGSRTIESSYSRIPKYTEQMQEMGIEIVDSIDDLLDRVDCVLLETNDGKPHLDQALAVFKAGKPVFIDKPVAANLAEVVAIYRAAEHFGVPMFSSSSLRYSEGAQAIRDGKVGRVLGCNAYSPASTEPSHTDLFWYGIHGVESLYTCMGTGCQSVSQTLTPGREVVVGVWSGGRIGTYHGIREGKTGYGGTAMGEKGIAAIGDYGGYKPLVVQIAKFFRTRELPIDPNETIELYAFMEAAAESRKRDGQRVTIAEVMQAAEKAADKLLAGRL; the protein is encoded by the coding sequence ATGAAAACCCTATCCAAATTTCTCCATCGCGACGCACAGCAAGACGTGCCCCATCACCGTAGCGACGCTCGCCAGAGCGTGGTTCCCTCTCCTCTGTACTCTCGCCGGAGCGTTGCCACCCTGCTGGCAATCACGCTGGCCGTCACCTCGATCGCCAACGGCCAAGACGCCCCGCCGACCGAAACCACGCTCCGCATCGGAGTGATCGGGCTGGACACTTCACACGTCCCGGCATTCACCAAGTCGTTCAACAGTGAACCGGCAAATCCCGAGATGCAAAACTGTCGCGTCGTCGCGGCCTATCCCTACGGCAGCCGCACGATCGAATCCAGTTACAGCCGCATTCCGAAGTACACCGAACAGATGCAGGAGATGGGAATCGAGATCGTCGATTCGATCGACGATCTGCTGGACCGAGTGGACTGTGTGCTGTTGGAAACCAACGACGGGAAACCGCACTTGGATCAGGCGCTTGCCGTGTTCAAAGCGGGAAAGCCCGTGTTCATCGATAAACCGGTGGCAGCTAATCTGGCCGAAGTCGTCGCGATCTATCGTGCGGCGGAACACTTTGGCGTGCCGATGTTTTCCAGTTCTTCACTGCGTTACAGCGAAGGCGCCCAAGCGATCCGCGATGGAAAGGTGGGCCGCGTACTGGGCTGCAACGCGTACAGCCCCGCGTCGACCGAACCGTCACACACCGATCTGTTCTGGTACGGCATCCATGGCGTCGAATCACTTTACACGTGCATGGGCACCGGTTGCCAAAGCGTCAGCCAAACGCTGACCCCGGGCCGCGAGGTGGTCGTGGGCGTTTGGTCGGGCGGTCGGATCGGAACCTATCACGGCATCCGCGAAGGGAAAACCGGCTACGGCGGAACCGCGATGGGAGAAAAAGGCATCGCGGCGATCGGTGACTACGGCGGCTACAAACCGTTGGTCGTCCAGATCGCAAAATTCTTTCGAACGCGGGAGCTGCCGATCGATCCGAACGAGACGATCGAACTGTACGCGTTCATGGAAGCCGCCGCGGAAAGCCGCAAACGCGACGGCCAGCGTGTGACGATCGCCGAGGTGATGCAAGCCGCCGAAAAGGCCGCTGACAAACTGCTGGCTGGAAGACTCTAG